In one Streptomyces sp. T12 genomic region, the following are encoded:
- a CDS encoding helix-turn-helix domain-containing protein: MVPVPAPPAWHKVPPEQVRRFADLAMEQVPDIAGEILRAMRQEFPNLELTTDDMGVPKALLAIRLALESFVSQLTTDIERPRELPEVFREFGRNQALKGRRLDSLQAIYRLNVRLAWRSLAEIGQKVEIPPPAMYELAESAFEYLDELVSHSVHGYAEVAAGRAGERIRRQRLLVDLLLTEHRTDPSGALAERAAAVDWPLPDEVAVAVLLRPAQQVVTPALGDEVLLDMDGEHPRLVLADPDAPGRVERLHRAMGGWSGAIGPAVPVAQAATSLHWAAAAARMIEEGLLPEGRLLRCSEHSEALVLLPAEKLIDDLARRRLAQLTEAGPEQARRLAETLLAWLETQGGAPEVAARLGVHPQTVRNRLRQIRDLWGEDLEDPDRRFELELVLRTRRLRGELADPHA, encoded by the coding sequence ATGGTGCCCGTGCCCGCGCCCCCCGCCTGGCACAAGGTGCCGCCGGAGCAGGTACGGCGGTTCGCCGACCTGGCCATGGAGCAGGTGCCGGACATCGCGGGGGAGATCCTGCGGGCCATGCGCCAGGAGTTCCCGAACCTCGAGCTGACGACCGACGACATGGGCGTGCCGAAGGCACTCCTGGCGATCCGGCTCGCACTCGAGAGCTTCGTGTCGCAGCTGACCACCGACATCGAACGACCCCGCGAACTGCCCGAGGTCTTCCGGGAGTTCGGACGCAATCAGGCACTGAAGGGCCGCCGGCTCGACTCCCTCCAGGCGATCTACCGGCTGAACGTACGGCTGGCCTGGCGCAGCCTCGCCGAGATCGGGCAGAAGGTCGAGATTCCGCCACCGGCGATGTACGAACTCGCCGAGTCCGCGTTCGAGTACCTCGACGAGCTCGTGTCCCATTCCGTGCACGGTTACGCCGAGGTCGCCGCCGGCCGGGCGGGGGAGCGGATCCGTCGCCAGCGCCTGCTGGTCGACCTCCTCCTCACCGAACACCGCACCGACCCGTCCGGCGCCCTCGCCGAACGCGCCGCAGCCGTCGACTGGCCGCTGCCCGACGAGGTCGCCGTCGCCGTCCTGCTCCGGCCGGCCCAGCAAGTCGTCACCCCCGCCCTGGGCGACGAGGTCCTGCTGGACATGGACGGCGAGCACCCCCGGCTGGTGCTCGCGGACCCCGACGCACCCGGCCGCGTCGAGCGGCTGCACCGCGCCATGGGCGGCTGGTCCGGAGCCATCGGCCCCGCCGTTCCCGTGGCACAGGCGGCCACATCGCTGCACTGGGCGGCGGCGGCCGCGCGGATGATCGAGGAGGGCCTGCTGCCCGAGGGCCGCCTCCTGCGCTGCAGCGAGCACTCCGAGGCCCTCGTCCTGCTTCCCGCCGAGAAGCTGATCGACGACCTCGCGCGCCGGCGGCTGGCCCAGCTGACCGAGGCCGGACCGGAACAGGCGCGGCGCCTGGCCGAGACACTCCTCGCCTGGCTGGAGACCCAGGGCGGCGCGCCCGAGGTGGCCGCCCGGCTCGGCGTCCATCCCCAGACGGTCCGCAACCGCCTGCGGCAGATCCGGGACCTGTGGGGCGAGGACCTGGAAGACCCCGACCGCCGCTTCGAACTCGAACTGGTCCTGCGAACGCGCCGATTGCGTGGGGAGCTCGCCGACCCGCACGCCTGA